A genomic region of Streptosporangium lutulentum contains the following coding sequences:
- a CDS encoding helix-turn-helix domain-containing protein, with translation MHDSLMDSGRQTPRPALETGTHDVGRRIRRLREEQGISLSELARRAGIGKATLSGLENGSRNPTLETLWAVTAELGVPLASLLAAGTTQVIRGTAVEGTLLQVFEDESVTYELYRLVIPAGSTQLSPAHHEGVTEHMTVFAGVLSAGPADAPLLAGAGEHITWRSDVPHTYAAIGDQDVHAGLLIRYPLRESR, from the coding sequence ATGCACGATAGCCTCATGGACTCCGGCCGACAAACCCCCCGCCCCGCGCTGGAAACCGGCACTCACGACGTGGGCCGGAGGATCCGGCGACTGCGGGAGGAGCAGGGCATCTCCCTGTCCGAGCTCGCCCGCCGGGCCGGCATCGGCAAGGCCACGCTGTCCGGCCTGGAGAACGGATCGCGCAATCCCACCCTCGAAACGCTCTGGGCGGTCACCGCCGAACTCGGCGTCCCGCTGGCCTCGCTCCTCGCCGCCGGCACGACCCAGGTGATCCGCGGCACGGCCGTGGAGGGCACCCTGCTCCAGGTCTTCGAGGACGAGTCCGTCACCTACGAGCTCTACCGGCTGGTGATCCCCGCGGGGTCGACCCAGCTCTCACCCGCCCATCACGAAGGCGTCACCGAGCACATGACGGTCTTCGCGGGAGTGCTGAGCGCGGGCCCCGCGGACGCCCCCCTCCTGGCCGGGGCGGGGGAGCACATCACCTGGCGGTCGGACGTCCCCCACACCTACGCCGCGATCGGCGACCAGGACGTCCACGCCGGCCTGCTGATCCGTTACCCGCTCAGAGAATCCCGGTGA
- a CDS encoding LysR family transcriptional regulator, with protein sequence MELRQLEYFVAVAEERNFTRAAERVHISQSGVSAQIRQLERELGAELFDRSARTATLTVAGKAALEHARAALAATAALGQAVGEVTDLIRGRLTVGMIIGCTVTPLFDALAAFHRAHPGVEISLLEDNSDRLVEGVRDGAVDLALIGTATAAPDGLDAMTIISERLVAAVPAGHPLAERSRVTLRDLSAHPIACMPLGTGLRAVFDQACAAQGLHPVIALQASAADAIADLATRGLAVAVLSASMAERYRDRLTALVVDDVETPALLALTWRSTHNPAVRELLAHSRRAFAEPDPGHAPARR encoded by the coding sequence ATGGAACTGAGGCAGCTGGAATACTTCGTCGCGGTCGCCGAGGAGCGGAACTTCACCCGGGCGGCCGAGCGGGTGCACATCAGCCAGTCCGGCGTCAGCGCCCAGATCCGCCAGTTGGAACGCGAACTCGGCGCCGAGCTGTTCGACCGGTCGGCACGCACCGCCACCCTCACCGTCGCGGGAAAGGCCGCGCTCGAACACGCCCGCGCCGCGCTCGCCGCCACCGCGGCGCTCGGCCAGGCTGTGGGAGAGGTGACCGACCTGATCCGGGGCCGGCTCACCGTCGGGATGATCATCGGCTGTACCGTCACACCGCTGTTCGACGCCCTCGCCGCCTTCCACCGGGCGCATCCCGGCGTGGAGATCTCCCTGCTGGAGGACAACTCCGACCGGCTCGTCGAGGGGGTGCGTGACGGCGCCGTCGACCTGGCCCTCATCGGGACCGCGACCGCCGCCCCCGACGGGCTGGACGCGATGACGATCATCAGCGAGCGGCTCGTCGCGGCGGTCCCGGCCGGGCACCCCCTGGCGGAGCGGTCGCGGGTCACCCTGCGCGACCTGAGCGCCCACCCGATCGCGTGCATGCCACTCGGTACCGGCCTGCGCGCGGTGTTCGACCAGGCCTGCGCGGCACAGGGCCTCCACCCGGTGATCGCGCTGCAGGCCAGTGCCGCCGACGCCATCGCCGACCTCGCCACCCGCGGGCTCGCCGTCGCGGTCCTCAGCGCCTCGATGGCAGAGCGCTACCGCGACCGGCTCACCGCCCTCGTCGTCGACGACGTCGAGACGCCCGCCCTGCTCGCTCTGACCTGGAGGAGCACACACAACCCCGCGGTGCGCGAGCTGCTCGCACACAGCCGGAGGGCGTTCGCCGAGCCCGACCCCGGACACGCCCCTGCCCGCCGTTGA
- a CDS encoding YybH family protein, translating to MPEYEKAMRPEDLTRLFVERSNAGDAAGVAALYEENAVLAYPPGGQTVGREAIRALWEKVLANRPHFEPEQPLPTLTSGDLALTSTPPKDGTGARAQVVRRQPDGSWLRLLDQPEFVPPTR from the coding sequence ATGCCGGAGTACGAGAAGGCCATGCGGCCCGAAGACCTCACCCGCCTGTTCGTCGAGCGGTCCAACGCCGGCGACGCGGCCGGAGTCGCCGCACTCTACGAAGAGAACGCGGTGCTGGCCTACCCGCCGGGAGGCCAGACGGTGGGCCGGGAGGCGATCCGCGCGCTGTGGGAGAAGGTGCTGGCCAACCGCCCCCACTTCGAGCCGGAACAACCGCTGCCCACGCTGACGAGCGGCGACCTCGCCCTCACCTCGACCCCGCCGAAGGACGGGACCGGCGCCCGCGCGCAGGTCGTCCGGCGCCAGCCCGACGGAAGCTGGCTGCGCCTGCTCGACCAGCCCGAGTTCGTCCCTCCCACCCGCTGA
- a CDS encoding MBL fold metallo-hydrolase, translating to MPHQFITVAGVDVFPLCDAVGPMGDSIRRPLPEMFPGGCHGEQDEWVLHFHCYLLRDAVGRTVLVDTGVGPENSPAASWAPVPGILGAELARVGVAPEEVDAVVITHLHSDHAGGAVIDGSPAFPNARYVLQRAEIDTAGEKVLDHVVRPLGERLQVVDGHSDVFPGIRALLAPGHTPGHQVVQVGDLVLTGDVVLHPVQLSDPTVTYLYDDDPELAAATRVELLDRVRAERGTIATAHFAEPFTRVL from the coding sequence ATGCCACATCAGTTCATAACGGTCGCGGGAGTCGACGTGTTCCCGCTGTGTGACGCCGTGGGACCGATGGGCGACTCGATCCGGCGCCCACTGCCGGAGATGTTCCCCGGAGGCTGCCACGGGGAGCAGGACGAATGGGTCCTGCACTTCCACTGCTACCTGCTGCGCGACGCGGTGGGCCGGACGGTGCTGGTGGACACCGGAGTCGGCCCGGAGAACTCGCCCGCGGCGAGCTGGGCGCCCGTTCCCGGGATTCTCGGGGCCGAGCTCGCGCGGGTCGGGGTGGCCCCGGAGGAGGTGGACGCGGTGGTCATCACGCACCTGCACAGCGACCACGCGGGCGGGGCCGTGATCGACGGGTCACCGGCCTTCCCCAACGCCCGGTACGTCCTCCAGCGGGCCGAGATCGACACGGCCGGGGAGAAGGTCCTCGACCACGTCGTCCGGCCGCTGGGCGAGCGGCTCCAGGTGGTGGACGGGCACTCGGACGTGTTCCCCGGCATCCGGGCGCTCCTCGCACCGGGCCACACCCCGGGCCACCAGGTCGTCCAGGTCGGCGATCTGGTGCTGACCGGGGACGTGGTGCTGCACCCCGTGCAACTGAGCGATCCCACGGTGACCTACCTCTACGACGACGACCCCGAACTCGCCGCGGCCACGCGGGTGGAACTGCTGGACCGGGTCAGGGCGGAGCGGGGGACGATCGCCACCGCCCACTTCGCCGAGCCGTTCACCAGAGTTCTCTGA
- a CDS encoding benzoate/H(+) symporter BenE family transporter yields the protein MTRLLQPVLAGVVTALVGFASSFAVVLAGLRAVGADQRQAASGLLALCVAIGVVAIWLGLRQRVPITIAWSTPGAALLVATGTVEGGFPVAVGAFVVSGLLVTAAGLFPALGRWIAAIPTPIASAMLAGVLLDLCVAPVRALAEVPMMAGPVVLTWALLSRFARKWAIPGALLVAVVAIALTGPGLGAVDVFPVIEPTVPSWNAQAMISIALPLFLVTMASQNVPGMAVMAGYGYRPPLRGILLSTGLASTLGAPLGGHAVNLAAITAALAAGPDADPDPGRRWIAAVTAGGSMIVLGLGAGLATALFLLSPPVLIEAVAGLALIGALASAITAAVAESEGREAAVVTFVVTASGLTLLGVGAVFWGLVAGGLMTLLYRQRKVSRAVSEERAVPEERVASEERVAGGDQAACEKR from the coding sequence ATGACACGTCTGCTCCAGCCGGTTCTGGCAGGGGTGGTGACCGCGCTCGTCGGCTTCGCCAGTTCCTTCGCCGTGGTGCTGGCCGGGCTTCGCGCGGTCGGTGCCGACCAGCGGCAGGCGGCCTCGGGACTGCTCGCGCTCTGCGTGGCGATCGGCGTGGTGGCCATCTGGCTGGGCCTGCGGCAACGCGTGCCGATCACCATCGCCTGGTCCACGCCGGGAGCGGCGCTGCTGGTCGCGACCGGCACCGTCGAGGGCGGTTTTCCCGTCGCGGTCGGCGCGTTCGTGGTCTCGGGGCTGCTCGTCACCGCGGCCGGGCTCTTCCCCGCGCTGGGCCGCTGGATCGCGGCCATCCCCACCCCCATCGCGAGCGCCATGCTCGCCGGGGTCCTGCTCGATCTGTGCGTCGCGCCGGTCAGGGCGCTCGCCGAGGTGCCGATGATGGCCGGTCCCGTCGTGCTCACCTGGGCGTTGCTGAGCCGCTTCGCCCGCAAGTGGGCGATCCCGGGAGCCCTGCTGGTCGCCGTCGTGGCGATCGCGCTGACCGGGCCGGGACTGGGGGCGGTGGACGTGTTCCCGGTGATCGAGCCGACCGTCCCGTCCTGGAACGCCCAGGCGATGATCAGCATCGCGCTCCCGCTGTTCCTGGTCACCATGGCCTCGCAGAACGTGCCGGGCATGGCGGTCATGGCCGGGTACGGCTACCGCCCGCCGCTGCGCGGGATCCTTCTCTCCACCGGCCTGGCCAGCACCCTGGGAGCCCCTCTGGGAGGGCACGCGGTGAACCTGGCCGCCATCACCGCGGCCCTGGCCGCCGGGCCCGACGCCGACCCCGATCCCGGCCGCCGGTGGATCGCCGCGGTCACCGCCGGGGGCTCGATGATCGTCCTTGGGCTCGGCGCGGGGCTGGCCACGGCGCTGTTCCTGCTGTCCCCGCCGGTGCTCATCGAGGCCGTCGCCGGTCTCGCCCTGATCGGCGCACTCGCCTCGGCGATCACCGCGGCCGTCGCCGAATCCGAGGGCAGGGAGGCCGCGGTGGTCACCTTCGTGGTCACCGCTTCGGGATTGACGCTGCTGGGAGTGGGCGCCGTTTTCTGGGGACTTGTCGCGGGAGGGCTCATGACGCTCCTGTACCGCCAGAGGAAGGTCTCGCGGGCCGTGTCCGAGGAGCGGGCCGTACCCGAGGAGCGGGTCGCGTCCGAGGAGCGGGTCGCAGGCGGGGACCAGGCCGCGTGCGAGAAGCGGTGA
- a CDS encoding sensor histidine kinase: MNTARGRLRVYLGAAPGVGKTFAMLGEGRRRRGRGTDVVVGLVETHDRPRTAELIDDLEVVPRRSLTYRGTVFTELDVDAVIARGPRVALIDELAHTNVPGSRNAKRWQDIEEILDAGIDVISTVNVQHLESLNDVVQAITGVPQRETVPDEVVRRADQVELVDMSPEALRRRMAHGNVYAPEKVDAALSNYFRVGNLTALRELALLWLAGKVDEQLDRYRADHGIAGTWEARERVVVALTGGPEGDTLVRRAARIAARTKGADLLAVHVTRSDGLTSADPANTARQRTLVEELGGTYHQVVGDDVPRALLDFARGVNATQLVLGASRRGRFAQIFSRGVGVTATTMSGTIDVHMITHEEVSKGSARSRSRAALTISRRVTGWLMALLGIPLLTLALVAVRHLMTLPSEILVFLLMVVCVALVGGMWSAITAAVVSFLLLNWYFTPPLHSLTVTEPENVFALSVYVLVAVMVSAVVDLAARRTREAARASADAETLSTLAGHVLRGDAALPSLLARLRETFGLDSVTLLERTGEHGPDDRSEPQAWRIVATAGGSPCTCPGRADTDVIIDEDLVLAACGRLLDAADRRVLEAFAAEAAVALRQERLREEADQVGPLAETDRMRTALLAAVSHDLRTPLASAMAAVESLRTTDVDWSPQDREELLATADESLVKLDRLVANLLDMSRLQAGVLGLALQPTALEEVVPRAMDDLGPMWDRVEGDISAELPEVLADPALLERILVNLMSNAIRYSPADQKVFVTGSSHGDHVEIRVVDRGPGIPVEAHDRVFLPFQRLGDRDNHTGVGLGLALSRGLAEAMGGTLTPEETPGGGLTMTVTLPISSPAVSGGSPGLSGEDDVSGGPPSPGAVGLGGASHLSSGAADAGRASRRSPGGAEVRGGPPTSENKASETSEVSETSETSETSETSETSETSP; the protein is encoded by the coding sequence GTGAACACCGCACGCGGGCGGCTGCGCGTCTATCTGGGTGCGGCTCCAGGTGTCGGCAAGACCTTCGCGATGCTCGGCGAGGGCCGGCGGCGCCGGGGGCGTGGCACCGACGTGGTCGTTGGCCTGGTCGAGACCCACGACCGGCCCCGTACGGCCGAGTTGATCGACGACCTGGAGGTGGTTCCCCGGCGGTCCCTGACCTATCGGGGGACCGTCTTCACCGAGCTGGATGTGGACGCGGTCATCGCGCGTGGGCCGAGGGTGGCGTTGATCGACGAGTTGGCGCACACCAATGTGCCGGGGTCGCGGAACGCGAAGCGCTGGCAGGACATCGAGGAGATCCTCGATGCCGGGATCGATGTGATCTCCACGGTCAACGTCCAGCACCTGGAGTCGCTCAACGACGTCGTTCAGGCGATCACCGGGGTGCCGCAGCGGGAAACCGTCCCCGACGAGGTCGTCCGGCGGGCCGACCAGGTCGAGTTGGTCGACATGTCGCCCGAGGCGCTGCGTCGCAGGATGGCCCACGGCAACGTGTACGCGCCGGAGAAGGTGGACGCCGCCCTCTCCAACTACTTCCGGGTCGGGAACCTGACCGCGCTGCGGGAGCTCGCACTCTTGTGGCTGGCGGGGAAGGTCGACGAGCAGCTCGACCGTTATCGCGCCGACCACGGCATCGCCGGGACGTGGGAGGCCCGTGAGCGGGTGGTGGTGGCGCTGACCGGTGGTCCGGAGGGTGACACGCTGGTACGGCGGGCCGCCAGGATCGCGGCCAGGACCAAGGGCGCCGACCTGCTCGCCGTCCACGTCACCAGGTCCGACGGCCTGACCAGCGCCGATCCGGCGAACACGGCCAGGCAGCGGACCCTGGTGGAAGAACTGGGGGGCACCTATCACCAGGTCGTCGGCGATGACGTCCCGCGTGCTCTGCTGGACTTCGCCCGGGGGGTGAACGCGACCCAGCTCGTGCTGGGGGCCTCCCGGCGTGGCCGGTTCGCTCAGATCTTCTCCCGGGGGGTGGGGGTCACGGCGACCACGATGTCCGGGACCATCGACGTCCACATGATCACTCATGAGGAGGTCAGCAAGGGGAGCGCCCGGAGCCGGTCGCGGGCGGCGCTCACGATCTCCCGTCGGGTGACCGGCTGGCTGATGGCGCTGCTGGGCATCCCGCTGCTCACCCTCGCGCTCGTCGCGGTCCGGCACCTCATGACGTTGCCCAGCGAGATCCTGGTGTTCCTGTTGATGGTCGTCTGCGTGGCGCTGGTGGGCGGCATGTGGTCGGCGATCACGGCGGCCGTCGTCAGCTTCCTCCTGCTCAACTGGTACTTCACCCCACCGCTCCACTCCCTGACCGTGACCGAGCCGGAGAACGTGTTCGCGTTGAGCGTCTACGTGCTGGTCGCCGTGATGGTCAGCGCCGTGGTCGACCTGGCCGCCCGCCGTACGAGGGAGGCCGCGCGCGCGAGCGCCGACGCCGAGACGCTGTCCACGCTGGCCGGGCATGTCCTGCGCGGTGACGCGGCGCTGCCGTCCCTGCTGGCCCGGCTCAGGGAGACCTTCGGCCTGGACTCGGTGACGCTGCTGGAGCGGACGGGCGAGCACGGTCCCGACGACCGGTCGGAGCCGCAGGCCTGGCGGATCGTGGCCACCGCGGGCGGCTCCCCGTGCACCTGCCCCGGCAGGGCGGACACGGACGTGATCATCGATGAGGACCTGGTGCTCGCCGCCTGCGGACGGCTGCTCGACGCGGCCGATCGGCGGGTGCTGGAGGCGTTCGCCGCGGAGGCGGCCGTGGCGTTGCGCCAGGAGAGGCTGAGGGAAGAGGCCGACCAGGTCGGGCCGCTGGCCGAGACCGACAGGATGCGCACCGCGCTGCTCGCCGCCGTCAGTCACGACCTGCGCACCCCGCTGGCCTCGGCCATGGCGGCCGTGGAGAGCCTGCGCACCACCGATGTCGACTGGTCGCCCCAGGACCGGGAGGAATTGCTCGCCACCGCCGACGAGTCCCTGGTCAAGCTCGACCGGCTGGTCGCCAACCTCCTCGACATGAGCCGCCTGCAGGCCGGGGTGCTCGGGCTGGCGCTCCAGCCGACGGCACTCGAGGAGGTCGTCCCGCGTGCGATGGACGACCTCGGCCCGATGTGGGACCGGGTCGAGGGGGACATCTCGGCCGAACTGCCCGAGGTCCTCGCGGATCCGGCGCTGCTGGAGCGGATCCTGGTCAATCTGATGTCCAACGCGATCCGGTACAGCCCGGCCGATCAGAAGGTCTTCGTCACGGGCAGCTCGCACGGCGACCATGTGGAGATCCGGGTCGTCGATCGTGGTCCGGGCATTCCGGTGGAGGCGCACGATCGTGTCTTCCTGCCGTTCCAGCGGCTCGGTGACCGGGACAACCACACCGGTGTCGGTCTCGGCCTCGCGCTCTCCCGAGGACTCGCGGAGGCGATGGGCGGGACCCTCACCCCCGAAGAGACACCGGGGGGAGGTCTCACCATGACCGTGACACTGCCCATCTCCTCACCTGCCGTGAGCGGCGGTTCTCCCGGGCTCTCGGGCGAGGACGACGTGAGCGGCGGTCCGCCGTCGCCGGGCGCGGTCGGCCTGGGCGGGGCCTCTCACCTGTCGTCGGGTGCGGCCGACGCCGGCAGGGCTTCCCGCCGGTCGCCGGGCGGGGCCGAGGTGAGGGGCGGTCCTCCCACGTCGGAGAACAAGGCGTCCGAGACCTCTGAGGTCTCCGAGACCTCCGAGACCTCCGAGACCTCCGAGACCTCCGAGACCTCTGAGACCTCGCCATGA
- a CDS encoding FAD-dependent oxidoreductase, with protein sequence MANIDVVVIGAGQAGLSSAYFLNRTELDFVVLDRSPRPGGAWQFRWPSLTLGATHRVNDLPGLPLGVADTTRPSSEVVSEYFAAYERTFDLPVRRPVEVRSVREGQGGRLLVESSAGDWSARALINATGTWDRPFWPRYPGQETFRGRQLHTADYTSREEFAGKHVVVVGAGASGIQLLMEIAEITTTTWVTRRPPVFKEGVFDEGANRAGRTAVRHIRLLLAAPDASAA encoded by the coding sequence GTGGCGAACATCGACGTCGTGGTCATCGGGGCGGGGCAGGCGGGCCTCTCCAGCGCCTACTTCCTCAACAGGACCGAGCTGGACTTCGTGGTGCTCGACCGCTCCCCGCGTCCCGGAGGCGCCTGGCAGTTCCGCTGGCCGTCCCTCACCCTCGGCGCCACGCATCGCGTGAACGACCTGCCGGGGCTGCCGCTGGGCGTCGCCGACACGACCAGGCCGTCCTCGGAGGTCGTCTCCGAATACTTCGCCGCCTACGAGCGGACCTTCGACCTGCCGGTGCGCCGTCCGGTCGAGGTGCGGTCCGTGCGGGAGGGACAGGGCGGACGGCTGCTGGTGGAGAGCTCGGCCGGAGACTGGTCGGCCCGTGCGCTGATCAACGCCACCGGCACCTGGGACCGTCCGTTCTGGCCGCGGTACCCGGGCCAGGAGACCTTCCGCGGACGGCAGCTCCACACCGCCGACTACACCTCCCGGGAGGAGTTCGCGGGCAAGCACGTGGTGGTGGTCGGCGCCGGAGCCTCGGGCATCCAGCTTCTGATGGAGATCGCGGAGATCACCACGACCACCTGGGTCACCCGGCGTCCTCCCGTCTTCAAGGAGGGGGTCTTCGACGAGGGCGCCAACCGCGCGGGCCGTACGGCCGTCCGGCACATCCGCCTCCTCCTCGCGGCGCCGGACGCCTCCGCGGCCTAG
- a CDS encoding magnesium transporter CorA family protein: MTRLPLVVMERTRLYRNGVLEAEGFPIAEVSDHVADPAAVVWFDLCSPTREDLATISEELGLHALAVEDALHSHQRPKLDTYDSHLFISVYGAKLADPASGGGRGEKPSDAGRAHAADPADMGLELIEVSVFVTKNALVTVRESPSFDIDEVIRRWDASPEMAKYGVPYLLHGLLDYVVDGYFEVLQTLDDRIEALEDDLFDGSSGDQGYIQRQTFGMRKKLVRFRRLAVPVREIVGSLLRRSEDMLTPQLVPYYQDIYDHSLRTAEWSDSLRELVGNVREAHMNQQGFRLNDIMKKITSWAAIIAVPTLITGFYGQNVPYPGEGHTLGFWTSTTLIVAGTILLYRAFKKRNWL; encoded by the coding sequence ATGACGCGACTACCCTTGGTGGTCATGGAGCGCACCCGCCTTTATCGCAACGGCGTCCTTGAGGCAGAGGGCTTCCCCATCGCCGAGGTGTCCGACCACGTCGCGGACCCGGCGGCCGTCGTGTGGTTCGACCTGTGCTCCCCCACGCGTGAGGACCTGGCGACGATCAGTGAGGAGCTCGGCCTGCACGCGCTGGCCGTCGAGGACGCGCTCCACAGCCATCAGCGTCCCAAGCTGGACACCTACGACAGTCATCTGTTCATCAGCGTCTACGGTGCGAAGCTGGCGGATCCCGCGTCCGGAGGCGGCCGTGGAGAGAAGCCGTCCGACGCCGGGCGCGCCCACGCCGCGGACCCGGCGGACATGGGGCTCGAACTCATCGAGGTGTCGGTCTTCGTCACCAAGAACGCCCTGGTGACCGTCAGGGAGAGCCCGAGCTTCGACATCGACGAGGTGATCAGGCGCTGGGACGCGAGCCCCGAGATGGCCAAGTACGGTGTGCCGTACCTCCTGCACGGCCTGCTCGACTACGTGGTGGACGGCTACTTCGAGGTGCTGCAGACACTGGACGACCGGATCGAGGCGCTGGAGGACGATCTCTTCGACGGAAGTTCCGGCGACCAGGGGTACATCCAGCGGCAGACCTTCGGGATGCGCAAGAAGCTGGTGCGGTTCCGGCGGCTGGCGGTGCCGGTGCGAGAGATCGTGGGCAGCCTGCTCCGCAGGAGCGAGGACATGCTGACGCCCCAGCTGGTCCCTTACTACCAGGACATTTACGATCACTCGCTGCGCACCGCCGAGTGGTCCGACTCCCTGCGGGAACTGGTGGGAAACGTCCGCGAGGCCCACATGAACCAGCAGGGCTTCAGGCTCAACGACATCATGAAGAAGATCACGAGCTGGGCGGCCATCATCGCGGTGCCCACCCTGATCACCGGTTTCTACGGGCAGAACGTGCCCTACCCGGGCGAGGGGCACACCCTCGGCTTCTGGACGTCCACGACCTTGATCGTCGCGGGGACCATCCTGCTCTACCGGGCGTTCAAGAAGCGCAACTGGCTCTGA
- a CDS encoding MFS transporter has translation MSPRSKAVLFWATGVLAYVIAVFHRQSLGVAGIEAGARLHVGAAGLSVLAMLQLLVYAAMQVPVGVLVDRLGSKRMLVIGAAVMACGELVFALAGGLLPGIAGRALIGCGDAMTFISVIRLVNLSFPAHRNPVMVQLTGLLGQLGAIASTVPLIHSLHAYGWTPTFLGAALLGVVSVFLVLTVLRDSRPERTGEPPSLRAAWAEPGTRLGMWTHAATQCSAAAFLLLWGYPFLVQGQGLDPSTAGALLTTLTVCGMVCGPLLGYLAGRFPFHRSRMVFIVIGSTAGAWTAVLLWPGRAPLWLLFLLVAVLSVNGPGSMIGFDYARTFNPAARIGAATGIVNGGGFVASVSVIALVGVVLELMGETTLDTFRWAFAAQYPIWTLGAVQVLRYRGKTRRLLLATQATPGPAPGHQAAPETA, from the coding sequence ATGAGCCCACGGTCCAAAGCAGTGCTCTTCTGGGCCACGGGCGTACTGGCCTACGTCATCGCGGTCTTCCACCGCCAGTCCCTCGGCGTCGCCGGCATCGAGGCCGGGGCGAGGCTCCACGTCGGCGCGGCCGGGCTCTCGGTCCTGGCCATGCTGCAACTGCTGGTCTACGCGGCCATGCAGGTGCCCGTCGGAGTGCTCGTCGACCGGCTCGGGTCCAAGCGCATGCTGGTCATCGGGGCCGCCGTGATGGCCTGCGGCGAGCTCGTCTTCGCGCTGGCGGGCGGGCTGCTGCCGGGAATCGCGGGCCGGGCGCTGATCGGCTGCGGCGACGCGATGACGTTCATCAGCGTGATCCGCCTGGTCAACCTCTCCTTCCCCGCCCATCGCAATCCGGTGATGGTCCAGCTCACCGGCCTGCTCGGCCAGCTCGGCGCGATCGCCTCGACGGTGCCCCTGATCCACTCCCTCCACGCGTACGGCTGGACGCCCACCTTCCTCGGTGCCGCCCTCCTGGGCGTGGTGTCGGTGTTCCTGGTGCTCACGGTCCTGCGCGACTCCCGTCCCGAACGAACCGGAGAACCACCGAGCCTCAGGGCCGCCTGGGCCGAACCCGGGACCCGGCTGGGCATGTGGACCCACGCGGCCACCCAGTGCTCGGCGGCGGCGTTCCTCCTGCTGTGGGGATATCCGTTCCTGGTCCAGGGCCAGGGCCTGGACCCCTCCACGGCGGGCGCGCTGCTGACGACGCTGACCGTGTGCGGCATGGTGTGCGGGCCGCTGCTGGGCTATCTCGCCGGGCGGTTCCCCTTCCATCGCTCCCGGATGGTGTTCATCGTGATAGGCAGCACCGCCGGAGCGTGGACCGCCGTACTGCTCTGGCCGGGCCGGGCTCCGCTCTGGCTCCTCTTCCTGCTGGTGGCGGTGCTCTCGGTCAACGGCCCCGGATCGATGATCGGCTTCGACTACGCCAGGACCTTCAATCCGGCCGCCCGGATCGGCGCGGCCACCGGCATCGTGAACGGCGGCGGCTTCGTCGCGTCCGTGTCGGTGATCGCTCTTGTCGGCGTCGTCCTCGAACTGATGGGGGAGACCACCCTGGACACCTTCCGGTGGGCGTTCGCCGCGCAGTATCCGATCTGGACACTGGGCGCGGTCCAGGTCCTCCGCTACCGCGGCAAGACCAGGCGCCTGCTCCTGGCCACCCAGGCGACACCCGGACCCGCTCCCGGCCATCAGGCGGCACCTGAAACGGCCTAG